From the Tachyglossus aculeatus isolate mTacAcu1 chromosome 21, mTacAcu1.pri, whole genome shotgun sequence genome, one window contains:
- the C21H5orf52 gene encoding uncharacterized protein C5orf52 homolog: MESRRPSPSVGVGQMGVSPRVSFLHPRGTPVPVLFSLTNSSDAAMKHALPKSHLPQVIIHDNISAQRICEIESNATDKTKRKSAHQHNHLKKKFLTDQIKKIRRWRREAQSFLKYMALTNLESDEEALAGTSQADAAQEPPKMKIPSRSTGEAPSKSNSPAAASSAKRNASMSGTGASL; this comes from the exons ATGGAGTCCCGGCGGCCGAGCCCGTCGGTGGGCGTGGGGCAGATGGGCGTGTCGCCGCGGGTGTCCTTCCTCCACCCTCGGGGCACCCCGGTGCCCGTGCTCTTCAG cTTAACGAATTCCAGTGATGCAGCTATGAAACACGCTTTGCCCAAGAGTCATTTACCCCAAGTGATTATTCATGACAACATAAGTGCCCAGCGTATTTGTGAAATAGAG TCCAATGCCACGGACAAGACCAAGAGGAAGTCCGCCCACCAGCACAACCACCTGAAGAAGAAGTTCTTGACCGACCAGATAAAGAAGATCCGGCGCTGGAGGCGGGAAGCTCAGAGCTTCCTCAAGTACATGGCGCTGACCAACCTGGAAAGCGATGAAGAGGCTCTCGCTGGGACTTCTCAGGCTGATGCAGCTCAAGAGCCTCCCAAGATGAAAATCCCTTCCAGATCCACAGGCGAGGCTCCATCTAAGTCAAACAGCCCGGCCGCGGCGTCATCTGCCAAACGAAACGCCTCCATGTCAGGGACCGGAGCAAGTCTTTAG